TGCTCGATGAAGCCGCGATAGGTCTCGGCCTCCTTCGCGCGGGTCTTGAGCTCGCCCAGCACACGGTTGACCAGTGCCTTGCGGATGCGGGCGAGGACCGGGGTGGATTGCAGCATCTCGCGCGAGACGTTGAGCGGCAGATCCTCAGTGTCGACCACGCCCTCGACGAAGCGCAGCCAGGTGGGCAGGAGCTTCGCGTCGTCGGTGATGAACATCCGCTTCACGTGCAGGCGGACATGGGATTCGCGGTCGTCCTCGGTCACCGGGAAGGGCGAGCGGCCGGGGATGAAGAGCAGGGCGGAGAATTCGACCGTGCCCTCGGCACTCCAGTGGATCGTCGCCCAGGGCTCGTCGAACATGTGGCCGAGATGGCGGTAGAAATCGGTGTAGTCCTTCTCGGCGATGTCGGCCTTGCGCCGGCGCCAGAGCGCGGTGCCCTCGTTCGCCTTCTGGAACTTGCCGTCGCGCTCGATCTCGACCGGGACGGAGATATGGTCGGCCCATTTGCGCAGGATCGTCTCGAGGCGGACGGGTTCGAGGAATTCGTCGGCATCGGACTTGACGTGGAGCACGATGTCGGTGCCCGGGGTCTCGCGGGTGGCGGCCTCGATGCGGTAGCCGCCGGTGCCCTCGGAGGACCATTTGTGCGCGGCATCGGTGCCGGCGCGGCGGGAGGTCACCTCGACGCGGTCGGCCACCATGAAGGCGGAATAGAAGCCGACGCCGAACTGGCCGATCAGGTTCGGCCGGTCCTCGGGCTTGGCCTCGGCGAGGGACGCGGTGAAGGCCCTGGTGCCGGAGCGGGCGATGGTGCCGAGATGGCTCGCCAGCTCCTCCGCCGTCATGCCGATGCCGTCATCGGCAATGGTGATCGTTCGCGCCGGCTTGTCGATGCTGATGCGGATGGCAGCGCCCTCGGGCAGTGCCAGGCTCTCGTCCGACAGGGCGAGGAAGCGGCGCCGGTCGGTCGCGTCGGCGGCGTTGGCGACGAGTTCGCGGAGAAAGATCTCGCGTTCGGAGTAGAGCGAATGAACCACCAGATCGAGCAGGCGGCCCACTTCGGCGTCGAACGGACGGTCGGTCGCGGTTGCGGTGTTCATCTGAAGTTCCTCTCGGCAAAATCCCTTGCGGGAAGGTCGGATTGCGCCGTGCGAGATAGGGGAGGTGCGTCACTTCTGCAATCACCTGGCGCGGCGGCGCGCCTTGCATTTGGCGGCGGAAGCGCCACACTTGCGGCATGTCCGGATTCGCCCCGCGTGTGAAGGCGGTGCTTGGCCCGACCAACACGGGCAAGACCCATCTCGCCATCGAACGGCTGCTGGCCCATTCCTCCGGCATCATCGGCTTTCCGCTCCGTTTGCTCGCGCGCGAGAATTACGACCGGATGGTGGCCGCGAAGGGCGCGCGGCATGTCGCGCTGATCACCGGCGAGGAAAAGATCGTGCCGGCCGAGGCGCGCTGGTTCAGCTGCACCGTCGAGGCCATGCCGCTGGACCGGAAGGTGGAATTCGTCGCGGTGGACGAAATCCAGCTTTGCGCCGATCCGGATCGCGGCCACGTCTTCACCGACCGGCTGCTGCACGCGCGCGGCATGGTGGAGACCATGTTCCTCGGCGCCGAGACGATCCGCCGGCTGCTCCGCCGCCTCGTGCCCGAGGCCGAGATCGAGACGCGGCCGCGGCTGTCGCAGCTGTCGCATGCGGGGCCCGCCAAGCTTTCCCGCCTGCCGCCGCGCTCGGCCATCGTCGCCTTCTCGGCCGCCGAGGTCTACGCGATCGCCGAGGCGGTGCGCACCCGGCGCGGCGGCTGCGCGGTGGTCATGGGACGGCTCTCGCCGCGCACGCGCAACGCGCAGGTGGCGCTGTATCAGGAAAAGGAAGTCGATTTCCTCGTCGCGACCGATGCGATCGGCATGGGGTTGAACATGGATGTCGACCATGTCGCCTTTGCCGGGCTGTCGAAATTCGACGGACACCGCCCGCGCCTGCTCACCGCGAGCGA
This genomic interval from Acidiphilium multivorum AIU301 contains the following:
- the htpG gene encoding molecular chaperone HtpG; amino-acid sequence: MNTATATDRPFDAEVGRLLDLVVHSLYSEREIFLRELVANAADATDRRRFLALSDESLALPEGAAIRISIDKPARTITIADDGIGMTAEELASHLGTIARSGTRAFTASLAEAKPEDRPNLIGQFGVGFYSAFMVADRVEVTSRRAGTDAAHKWSSEGTGGYRIEAATRETPGTDIVLHVKSDADEFLEPVRLETILRKWADHISVPVEIERDGKFQKANEGTALWRRRKADIAEKDYTDFYRHLGHMFDEPWATIHWSAEGTVEFSALLFIPGRSPFPVTEDDRESHVRLHVKRMFITDDAKLLPTWLRFVEGVVDTEDLPLNVSREMLQSTPVLARIRKALVNRVLGELKTRAKEAETYRGFIEQHGPMLKEGIYDDADHRNEIAALARFRSTHGEELTSLDDYVTRMQEGQKDIYYITGEDPARLAASPQIEGLRAKGYEVLLLSDQIDFFWPERLGTYEGHKLVHAGQARDMFDVAETPEPLKALIDALKSALGEQVGEVRASTRLTDSPAALAAGEAQPDLALQRLLRRAGRPSFAPPPALELNPAHRLIEGLVSRAAAGEAMDDWAALLLDLARIQDGESPVDPARFARLVADRMAGNPA